One Solanum stenotomum isolate F172 unplaced genomic scaffold, ASM1918654v1 scaffold30406, whole genome shotgun sequence DNA segment encodes these proteins:
- the LOC125851854 gene encoding heat stress transcription factor A-6b — protein MDPNFGVPIKEEFPRSNEPSMWIPQPMEGLHENGPPPFLTKTYEFVDDQNTNNVVSWSIGNNSFIVWDPQTFAMNLLPRYFKHSNFSSFVRQLNTYGFRKVNPDQWEFAHEGFLRGQRHLLKTIRRRKTSNCHPGQGSNQGIDSYIELGKLEIDGEIDRLRREKKDLMMELVELKQHQQTTKSHIKSMEEKLKRTEAKQQQMMNFLAKAMQNPRFLEQMMQQKERRKELEEEIRNKRRRQIDHHQGPSNIVGELDHSVNNSDENFNIKMEPHEYYYGEMNGFDDLELETSLGMSMQGGPSENTINFEEDYNIENKSIDHEGFWEGLLNENIEDEINLLEGENEEDHVDVLAYQLGFLGSTPK, from the exons ATGGATCCTAATTTTGGTGTCCCAATAAAAGAAGAGTTTCCTAGATCTAATGAGCCTAGTATGTGGATTCCTCAACCAATGGAGGGGCTTCATGAGAATGGACCTCCACCATTTCTAACAAAGACTTATGAATTTGTGGATGATCAAAACACCAATAATGTTGTTTCTTGGAGTATAGGTAATAATAGTTTCATTGTTTGGGATCCTCAAACTTTTGCCATGAATCTTCTTCCAAGGTACTTCAAGCATAGCAATTTCTCAAGCTTTGTCAGGCAGCTCAATACTTAT GGATTTAGGAAGGTTAATCCAGACCAATGGGAGTTTGCTCATGAAGGTTTCTTGAGGGGGCAAAGGCATCTCTTGAAAACAATTAGAAGGAGAAAAACAAGTAATTGCCATCCTGGACAAGGTTCAAATCAAGGTATAGACTCTTATATTGAATTGGGAAAGCTTGAGATAGATGGAGAAATTGATCGATTAAGGCGCGAGAAGAAAGATTTGATGATGGAATTGGTGGAGCTTAAACAACATCAACAAACTACAAAATCACACATcaaatcaatggaagaaaagCTTAAGAGGACAGAAGCAAAGCAACAACAAATGATGAATTTCTTGGCTAAAGCAATGCAAAATCCAAGGTTTTTGGAGCAAATGATGCAACAAAAGGAAAGAAGGAaggaacttgaagaagaaattaGGAATAAGAGAAGGAGGCAAATTGATCATCATCAAGGTCCTAGTAATATTGTTGGAGAATTAGACCATAGTGTTAATAATAGTGATgaaaatttcaatataaagatGGAACCTCATGAATATTATTATGGTGAAATGAATGGAtttgatgatcttgaattggaGACATCACTTGGTATGAGCATGCAAGGAGGACCAAGTGAGAACACAATCAATTTTGAAGAAGACTATAATATTGAGAATAAATCTATTGATCATGAAGGATTTTGGGAGGGTTTGTTGAATGAAAATATTGAAGATGAGATCAATTTacttgaaggagaaaatgaggaagatcatgtgGATGTTTTGGCTTATCAGCTTGGATTTTTGGGTTCTACACCAAAGTAA